GTGCGGAGCCTGTCAGCTTTTTGCAGGTATACCCAAATCCACTTAGTGACTCATAGCCACTATCGAAGGCGACATCAGTTGTTGAGCGGCCTGACTTGAGTTCCTGCAATGCCACATTAACGCGCTGCATACGTTGAAAAGCCTGAAAGGTGATACCGTGATTTTGCAGGAACCAGCGTCGTACTCGCTCCGGGCTGATGTTGTGTTGTCGAAGCTCAGAATCGCTGATGCGCACTTTCGGCTCTTCCCGCACCAGCCTGAGCGCATGTTCGATAAAGTCCGGCGCTGTACAGGCATTTTCGGTTGGACGGCACACTTTGCATGGGCGGAAACCGGCATCCAGTGCGGATTTGAAATCATTATAAAATTCAACATTTTCACGCTTTGGTTTTCGTGCCCGGCACACCGAGATACAAAAGACACCCGTTGTTTTCACGCCAACAAAGAACACGCCCGTGAACTCAGCAGCGCGTTCGAGTAATGCTTCGTACCACATATTGCACAAGGCGTTATCGGTTATTTTCATCGCAAAAAACGTCCGAGAAAGAGTGGTGTGAGCGAACCAGGCACAGCAAATCCTTCAGCCTGGCCTGTAAGCGATCATGGATAAAATTGCCCATTGAAATGCGTTTCACGCCAAGCGCAGTCAGTGTCGTGAAATCCGCCAGTGCCGGCATGCACATAACATTTAAGGGTAATGTAATATCCCGGACAATCGCAGTAATGTCATCAGGCCGGGTTACGCAAGGTACAAAATAACCATGTGCACCACTGCTTGCATAGAGGTGTCCCCGATACAGCGTCTCCTCCAGTGCATTCTCACTGTTCAGTAAAAATGTATCGGTACGAGCATTCAAAAACATACCAGGACAGGCCTGGGCGATCTCCTGCAATTTGCCTGCAAACTGTATTGCATCATCCAGGTGGCGAACATTGCCGACGACATGGCTATCTTCAATATTGATTCCCACGACGCCAAGCTTCGCCAGTTGACGGATATTGTCAATAATGCGGTCCACGGTATCCCCATATCCGGCTTCCAAATCAAC
This sequence is a window from Enterobacter sp. RHBSTW-00994. Protein-coding genes within it:
- a CDS encoding isocitrate lyase/phosphoenolpyruvate mutase family protein, encoding MDFYALHHQNQPLILANVWDACSAQVAHQAGYHALGTSSAAMAAMLGYEDGEGMSFEELLFIVARIRTVTNLPLSVDLEAGYGDTVDRIIDNIRQLAKLGVVGINIEDSHVVGNVRHLDDAIQFAGKLQEIAQACPGMFLNARTDTFLLNSENALEETLYRGHLYASSGAHGYFVPCVTRPDDITAIVRDITLPLNVMCMPALADFTTLTALGVKRISMGNFIHDRLQARLKDLLCLVRSHHSFSDVFCDENNR